ACGAACTTCGTGCTACAGGCCGAGATCTACTCGGTAGCGGGCAACGAGCTGGTGTACTCCGGCCAAACCAAAAGCTACAACCCCGGCAGCGCCGCCGCACTGGCCGATGAGTTCTCCAAAACCATCGTTAAGGACATGGCCGAAAAGGGGCTGGTAAGCAGGTAGCACACCCTTCATGCTAGATTCTAATAGACCGCTAGGCAGGGTAACCGCATTTGTGATTTCCTTTAAAAACACAGAAACACAGAGTAACACAGAGCAAATTCAGAATTTGTCTATCATAAGCTGGTCGCTAGATAAAAAATTGCTGATGTAGCACGGTGCCTTGCCTGTTATCTATGCAGCGTAAGCCGTAAAAGGCACAGAGTAAAGGGATAAAAGTGCTTTGCACTTTTATCCCTCGCAGCCATCGGCTGCACCCTGTGCCCTATGATTGTAAAGGATCAAAGCTAGAAAAGAATATACTCTGTGACCTCTGAGTCTCAGTGACTCGGTGTTTTGTTATTTTTAAATGCGTCTGCCATGGAACGCAAAGGCCATCTTGAAAGGGGTATCAAGTATCACGACAAGCTAAGCCATGTTGCAGTCGGCAGCGGTAGCATTTCGTGATACGTAATACTTGTGCCGTGATTCTTTTTAGTCAGCCCTTACTGCTTACCTATCGGTAGGTAAAATTCGCATTGCCTACGCCTATCGCCTATACCGACAAACCCATAACCGTCGGATGGACAGAGGGCTTGTACCAGCAACTAAAAAGAGGAGATCACTCTAGGTGGGGCTACCTTTTTCGCTACCTTTTCGGCCGAAACCTAGCATAATTATTTAACCTACCATAGCATGAAAATTTCACTAAAGCGCCTAACCGTGCTCGCGCTGATGCTTGCACTTGCCAGCTGCGCACCCAAGAATAGCGAGCTAACCAAAGCTCAGATGAGGGAGGACGTTTCCTACTTCTTTACCAGCTTCCTTAACACCCATCCCAACCCCTACTGCCGGGCAACACCCCGCCAGGTGGACTCCATTAAGACTTCACTACTTCATAAGATTGATGATGGTTTAACGAAAGATGAATTCCTCAACGAGCTGGGCAAGCTCAACGGGCTGCTCGATGGGCACTCGCATATAGATTCACCCTCATTGAAATTCACCCAAAAGGATACCCTTGTTCTTCCTCCTGTAGTCCAAATTAACAGCGATCTTTCGCTAAGCTTAGACGACACACAGCTACCTGTCAGGAATACAATAACCAGCATAAACGGAATTCCCAGCAGCAAGCTCCTAGATGTGATGAGTAGAATGATAAGCTCCGATCCTGGTGTTTGTGGAAAAGTGGAAATTGAAAAGGATTTCTCTGTATTGCTTAAACGATGTGGCCTACTATCTCCCTACCATGTAAAGGTTCGCACCCCAAGCGGCGACACTTCTCTTACCATAAAAGGTACATACCCCTCGAGCAACTCTATATTCCATCGCAGCTCAGGAGAGCTACCCCGTAAGGAATTCGGCTGCACTATTTACCCCAAATCGAGCATAGGAATAATCTACTTCAACACCTGCAAACCTGCAAATGCGGAAATTTTCAAGAGACAAATCGAAAGCAGCTTCATCGAACTGAAACGAAAAAATATAAAGCACCTCATTATCGACAACTCTCGGAACGAAGGGGGTGATGACAACTTTGGGGCTTACCTCATCAGCAAAGTAAACCATGGGCCGTATAGGAAGACCGTCTTCGTTAACGGAAGAATGTCAAAAGAAGAGTATAGTGATATCCAACGAAAAATAAGGCAAGTGCTCAAATCCGATTCGGCGAATCACCTGTCGAGCAAAACGCGAAACGCTATTAAAAAGTGCACGAAAATACCTGCTGGCGGTCACCTTACCGACACCATCTTCCAGCATACCCCTGCCGTAACCGACGGCTACAGCGGCAAGGTGTACATGCTGGTAAGCAATAGAACCTTCTCGTCAGGCTCTAATACTGCGTGGTTCTTCCGCCTTGCCAAGGCGGGCAAGATACTTGGCGAGAAAAGTGGCTCCGCCAACCCCAAGTACGTTTACCCCGCCAAGTTTACCCTCCCCAACAGCAAGGTTAAGTTCGGGATATCGGTAAGGCAGGGAGGCTATGTGACCTTCGAAGGTAAAAAGATGGTATACCTCAAGGAGCCCGATCCCGACGTACCCTTCAACATCAACCCCTTTAAGACATCATACAGCGAGCAGGAGCTGCTGGAGTTGCTGAGGATGGCCAATAAAAAGTAAATACCTACTCACATCCCTTACAGGGTTTGCCCCCCCTGTCAGGGATAACCACACCAACGAATTCGCCGAGATGGCAGGGGCAGCACCCAAAGGCCTGTCCCATTTTCCATACCTTCGCCCCATCAAAAAAATTTAACATGAGAAAAATTATTTTACTACTGCTGACGCTATACCTAGCGCAACCAGCCTTTACGCAAAGCTATCTCCCCTACTACCAGCTGGTAAATAGAGCCGAGCTGCTTACATTTAAGGGACAGTACAAAAAGGCCGACAAGCTGTACCAGCAGGCATTTAAGATGGTGGAAACACCTCAGGGTTGGAACTTACGGGAGGCCGCCCGTAACGCTGCAAAGATGAAGGACACCAGCCTTGCCCAGCACTACTACCAGCAGGCCGCAACGCTAGGCTTCGATCTCGATGATCTCCTTCAGAAGGAAGATAGCCTTGCCCTAGGCAGGCGTATAACCGAGATTAAGCCACACAAGTACAGCTCGCCGCTGTGCGCCACCGTCGACTCCCTCTGCAGGCAAGACCAGCTATACCGCAAAAAAGACTACGACAGCAACAGGAATAAGCAGGCTGCAATCGACTCCACCAACATTGTCAGGATTCTCGAAATTCGAAAAGTTCTTGGCAAGATTCCTGGCATAAAGGAATTAGGGTATAGCAGGACTGACCATTTTACCACTATATTCTGTCATACACAAGCTAGTCAACTCTTCGACTCGCTAGCGAACATCCTGCTAAAACAGGTTATACAAGGCGACTTTAAACCTAATATGATTACAAGAGCAATAGATAAAATTGCTCTTGGAGATGCAGACCGCCCCTATGCTTTTACTCGAATAATTTTTGGTTCAACCAAATCTTATAGCAGAAAGGATAGCCTATACTACAT
This window of the uncultured Acetobacteroides sp. genome carries:
- a CDS encoding S41 family peptidase, whose product is MKISLKRLTVLALMLALASCAPKNSELTKAQMREDVSYFFTSFLNTHPNPYCRATPRQVDSIKTSLLHKIDDGLTKDEFLNELGKLNGLLDGHSHIDSPSLKFTQKDTLVLPPVVQINSDLSLSLDDTQLPVRNTITSINGIPSSKLLDVMSRMISSDPGVCGKVEIEKDFSVLLKRCGLLSPYHVKVRTPSGDTSLTIKGTYPSSNSIFHRSSGELPRKEFGCTIYPKSSIGIIYFNTCKPANAEIFKRQIESSFIELKRKNIKHLIIDNSRNEGGDDNFGAYLISKVNHGPYRKTVFVNGRMSKEEYSDIQRKIRQVLKSDSANHLSSKTRNAIKKCTKIPAGGHLTDTIFQHTPAVTDGYSGKVYMLVSNRTFSSGSNTAWFFRLAKAGKILGEKSGSANPKYVYPAKFTLPNSKVKFGISVRQGGYVTFEGKKMVYLKEPDPDVPFNINPFKTSYSEQELLELLRMANKK
- a CDS encoding tetratricopeptide repeat protein yields the protein MRKIILLLLTLYLAQPAFTQSYLPYYQLVNRAELLTFKGQYKKADKLYQQAFKMVETPQGWNLREAARNAAKMKDTSLAQHYYQQAATLGFDLDDLLQKEDSLALGRRITEIKPHKYSSPLCATVDSLCRQDQLYRKKDYDSNRNKQAAIDSTNIVRILEIRKVLGKIPGIKELGYSRTDHFTTIFCHTQASQLFDSLANILLKQVIQGDFKPNMITRAIDKIALGDADRPYAFTRIIFGSTKSYSRKDSLYYIHPVRNYPCLNKLRQSIGLPTLEQQLLLSEDKTVYDEELVRRSYPKMFMETPPRRPFVDCEGKWMELSPSRSR